One Skermanella sp. TT6 genomic window, CATCGACCGCTGCCGGGCCGCCGACGTCGAGCTCGACCCCCTCGCCCCCGGCAGGGCGTCGCGCTGCATCAGGGCGCGCGAGGCATGACCGCCCCCCTGCTCGAAGCCCGCGACCTGCACAAGAGCTTCGGCGGCGGCTGGTCCCGCAAGCCGCGGATCCAGGCGGTGGACGGCGTCAGCCTGGGCGTCCGCCCGGGCGAGACGCTGGGCGTCGTCGGCGAATCCGGGTCCGGCAAATCGACCCTGGCCCGCCTGCTGGTCGGCCTGGAGGAACCGACCTCCGGCACCGTCCTGATCGACGGCGCCGAGGTCGGCCGGCGCCGCTCCCGGGAGCTGCACCGCAAGGTCCAGTTCGTCTTCCAGGACCCGTCCGGGGCGCTCAACCCGCGCAAGACCGTCGCCGCCATCCTGGAAGCGCCGCTGATCCACCTGCTGGGCATGCCCAAACCCGACCGGCGCCGCCGCGTCGAGGAACTGATGGACCTGGTCAACCTGCGGCCCGAATTCCTGGACCGCCATCCCCACGAGCTCTCCGGCGGGCAGGCCCAGCGCATCGGCATCGCCCGGGCGCTGGCCGCCGATCCCCGCCTGATCGTGCTGGACGAGCCGGTCTCCGCCCTGGACGTGTCGATCCAGGCGCAGATCCTGAACCTGCTGAACCGGCTGAAGGCGGACCTGGGCCTCGCCTACCTCTTCATCAGCCACGACCTCGCCGTCGTCGAATCCCTGAGCGACACCGTCGCCGTGATGCGCCAGGGCCGCATCGTCGAGCAGGCCCCGCGCCGCACCCTGTTCGCCGCCCCGAAACATCCCTATACCCGCACCCTGCTGGCGAGCGTGCCGAAGTTCTGACGCCCCCCGCCGCCCCGGCGATCCGGTCAGTCCAGCGGCTCCACGGCCGGCTGCCCGAGGCCGAAGACCGTCCCTTTGCCCAGGTGCAGCCAGGTGCCCGCCAGCAGCAGCGGCCACAGGGACCCCGGCCCCCGCGGCAGCGCCAGCGAGCCGCTGACCCCGCGCATCTCCACCTCCGCCTGCTGGCTGGAGGACCAGCGGACGAGGTCGGTTCGCGCGCCCTGCCACGGCCGCTGGGGCGTGACCGAGGCCACGGCCCGGGCGGCCTCGGCCAGTCCGGAGGCGCGGCCGGCCAGCGACGGCGGCAGGAACGCCGCCAGCCGCCGCGAGGCCGAGAGGACGATGTCGGTCAGCGTCGGAGCGGTCACCAGCCGCCCCTGCCGCAGGATGCGCAGGGGAGCGTCGAAGACCAGCCGGCAGGGCGTCACCGGCGGATCGCCCGCGAGCGGCCAGCGGGCCTGGTCGAGCGACCAGCCGGGCTCGGAGTTGGCCTCCGCGCCCTCCTCCGCGCCGGCGCGCAGCCGTCCGTTGGGACTCAGCAGGGTCGCCGCCTTCAGGTCGCAAGGAACCCGGTCCGGACCCAGCCCGCGGCGCAGGGCCACGGCCCAGGCGGCGAGCAGCGCAGCGTCCTGGGCCGCCTCCAGCCCGATGGTGATGAAATCCAGCGCCGGCGCGTCGTCCGGATCGGGCGGGGCGGCGCGCAGGACGTAGCGCGGCAGCCGCACCGCCTCCGGCCCCCGGTGTTCGGCTGCCCCCACGAACACCTGTTCGTAAAGGCCGGGGTCGGCATCGCGCAACGCGGCCCCCCAGACACCCCGAAGCATCGGAACGCTCGCCCGCACCCCCAGGGTGGTCAGCGACAGCCGCCACGGCCGCACCGTGACCCCGCCCATCGTTTCGAAAAGAAGCGGCGTCAGGCGATCCAGCCCGCCGTCACCGTCCAGGGCACCCGATCCGTCGAAGAATGTCATCGAATGTCATCAAAGATCGATCCGGACAGGCGGAGACGGCTTCCCAGCCTTGACCGTCCCGATCACTATCACGAAAGCGCGATCCCGCAACCGTCTTCGCGGCGCGGGGGCACCGCCCATGACACTCCGCCGCAGCCGGCCCGGCCCGGCCCGGTCCGAAAGGATCATTCCTCCCGTGCCGTGCCGTGGCGACGATGGCCGTCATCGTGCGAGCGGCATGCCCCGATCCGGCGGAGGGCGCGCCATCATGTGTCAACGTCAATCCGCGGTTTCTTGTACGGGACTTGCCATGAAACCACCGGTGGGCCGAGCACTGCCTTGCGTGGAGGGGCGGCGTCCCGCCGCTCGAGGTGCGCGGGACGCGCACCCTCCCAACCAGCAAAAGAGCGATAAGGAAGCTTCACCCGCGAAGAAGTTATATCCGCCGCGACGGAAAAGGTCGTGGATCTGCATTGAAGGTACCTGGAGACCGTCCAATCCGTTCAACAGCGGGGCGGTAGTCGCGAGCTGCACGGCAACGAGAAGGCCATCGTCATCAGCCTGATCACGGGTTTCAATCCCCTCATCAGCGGGGCGGTAGTCGCGAGTATACCGACACCGAAACCACCTCCCCGCCGATGTCCTGGTTTCAATCCCCTCATCAGCGGGGCGGTAGTCGCGAGGGAGCTGGAGCGTACCCTGTTCCGCCTCAAGGCCGAGGTTTCAATCCCCTCATCAGCGGGGCGGTAGTCGCGAGGCCTGCGTCCGCGCCGCGCGCCTGCATACGGGCCTGGCGCGGGTTTCAATCCCCTCATCAGCGGGGCGGTAGTCGCGAGCCTGACCCCGATCACCACGGGCGGCGATCCTCGCGCGGTCGTTTCAATCCCCTCATCAGCGGGGCGGTAGTCGCGAGGCATGCCGGCCGAATCGGTCCCTGCCCCGGCGGCGCCCATGTTTCAATCCCCTCATCAGCGGGGGCGGTAGTCGCGAGGTCCCCGCCCGATCATCCCTTCGCCGGAAGCTGTCGCCACCGTTTCAATCCCCTCATCAGCGGGGCGGTAGTCGCGAGTACCCCGCTGCTGTCTAGGGCCGATTGGGCGCCCATCCGTTTCAATCCCCTCATCAGCGGGGCGGTAGTCGCGAGGTGTCCTACGCCCCCTTCAACGACGAAGCGGCGGCCCGTTTCAATCCCCTCATCAGCGGGGCGGTAGTCGCGAGGTGCAGGTCGGCTATCGCCTCGTCGGTGCGGTGGTCAACCGTTTCAATCCCCTCATCAGCGGGGCGGTAGTCGCGAGGCCTATCAGGATCCGGAAACGGGCGAAAAGTTGCCGTTTCAATCCCCTCATCAGCGGGGCGGTAGTCGCGAGAACGCCGTGCGAGAAGCCATGTGCCGCGTGCCTCGCTCTGGTTTCAATCCCCTCATCAGCGGGGCGGTAGTCGCGAGACGCCTCGGTCGGCGCCATCGCCGCTGAAGCGCCTCGTTTCAATCCCCCCATCAGCGGGGCGGTAGTCGCGAGGCCATGGTTGGCGATATGCCCGCGGAGTCGGTCCCTGCCGTTTCAATCCCCTCATCAGCGGGGCGGTAGTCGCGAGAGAGACCCCTCGAAACTCTTTGCAGATCAGGCGTTTACCACGCAGAAAATCGTAACCTCCTTCACCGCCGGCCGTGAGCGAGCCTGAGCGGCCAGGCCATGAACCGAAAATATCAACAGATTCAAAGATCCAGCCACGATCGTAACCTCGGCGGAAAAACGGCTTGTCCGGAGGTTACGTCCGGGCCGCCCGCCGACCGATCTCCGTTACCCTACAGGATGAGGTAGGTTTGGTGAACCGGTTTTTCCACCGTGGCACCCAGGTCCACCCGGCGGCTGTCGCAGGAGGCGCAGACCGGGTAGATGTTGACGCTGTCGTGCTTGGCGTCCATCAATCGGCCGAGCTGACGGATCATCACGGCGAGATGCTGTTTCTCCAGCACCACTTCGAAGACGCTCTTCTGGACCCGGACGCCCCAGCCTTCCAGGCATTCGGCGACCCGGGCCCGGCGGCGGTCATGGATGATGTCGTAACAGACGATATAGCGGCTCACCGGCTGTTTTCCTCTGAGCGGGATGTCGAAGCCGAGAGCCTCGTCCCAGGGGTCTTCCCAGTATTCGTCGTCCGGCTCGTTCCACAGCATCGCGCCGTCCCCGCTCCCGGCTACCCGCCGAAGCGGTAGGGGCGATAGGTTTCGCCGCCGCGCAGGTCGGCGACCATCCGGTCCACCTGCCGCTGGACCAGACGATGCACGTCGAGCCGCTGGTCGGCGCCGACGCCGACCTCGCGCAGCGGCCGGGCGAGATGGGTCTCCCACTCCTCCAGGAACAGGCGGCGCCCTTCGACCGTCAGCTTGACGCCGCCGGGCCGTTCGGGGTCTTCCTCGAAATGATCGGGGCGGACCTTGCGCAGGTTGCACAGGCGCAGCACCAGCCGATCGACCACCGGGTGACGCAGTTCCTCCAGCAGATCCAGCGCCAGCGACGGCCGGCCGGGCCGCAGTTCGTGGAAGAAGCCGAGGCAGGGATCGGCGCCCCGGGCTTCCAGCAGGCCGGCGATGCGGTTGGACAGCAGCACGTAGCCGAACGAGAGGAGCGAGTTGGCGGGGTCCGGCGGCGGTCTCCTGGCCCGGGCGGCGAACCGGATGTCCGCCCGGAAAGCGGAGGACAGCCCGCCGAAATAATGCCGGGCGCCGGTGCCCTCGATGCCCAGCAACTGGCCGGCATCGACGCAGTCGGCGACTTTCGACTCGCTGTCGGCCAGCGCCTGCATGGCGGCGGTCAGTTCGTCCGAAGCGTAGTTGGACCGGGCGCCCCGGAGCACCTGGGAGGCGTTGGCCAGCTTCGCCGCCACCGCGGCCCTGGCC contains:
- the cas1 gene encoding CRISPR-associated endonuclease Cas1, with translation MVPPESRTADLRLHQYRVHHDPVERLVRARAAVAAKLANASQVLRGARSNYASDELTAAMQALADSESKVADCVDAGQLLGIEGTGARHYFGGLSSAFRADIRFAARARRPPPDPANSLLSFGYVLLSNRIAGLLEARGADPCLGFFHELRPGRPSLALDLLEELRHPVVDRLVLRLCNLRKVRPDHFEEDPERPGGVKLTVEGRRLFLEEWETHLARPLREVGVGADQRLDVHRLVQRQVDRMVADLRGGETYRPYRFGG
- the cas2 gene encoding CRISPR-associated endonuclease Cas2, producing MLWNEPDDEYWEDPWDEALGFDIPLRGKQPVSRYIVCYDIIHDRRRARVAECLEGWGVRVQKSVFEVVLEKQHLAVMIRQLGRLMDAKHDSVNIYPVCASCDSRRVDLGATVEKPVHQTYLIL
- a CDS encoding ATP-binding cassette domain-containing protein, with product MTAPLLEARDLHKSFGGGWSRKPRIQAVDGVSLGVRPGETLGVVGESGSGKSTLARLLVGLEEPTSGTVLIDGAEVGRRRSRELHRKVQFVFQDPSGALNPRKTVAAILEAPLIHLLGMPKPDRRRRVEELMDLVNLRPEFLDRHPHELSGGQAQRIGIARALAADPRLIVLDEPVSALDVSIQAQILNLLNRLKADLGLAYLFISHDLAVVESLSDTVAVMRQGRIVEQAPRRTLFAAPKHPYTRTLLASVPKF
- the cas6 gene encoding CRISPR system precrRNA processing endoribonuclease RAMP protein Cas6, which translates into the protein MTFFDGSGALDGDGGLDRLTPLLFETMGGVTVRPWRLSLTTLGVRASVPMLRGVWGAALRDADPGLYEQVFVGAAEHRGPEAVRLPRYVLRAAPPDPDDAPALDFITIGLEAAQDAALLAAWAVALRRGLGPDRVPCDLKAATLLSPNGRLRAGAEEGAEANSEPGWSLDQARWPLAGDPPVTPCRLVFDAPLRILRQGRLVTAPTLTDIVLSASRRLAAFLPPSLAGRASGLAEAARAVASVTPQRPWQGARTDLVRWSSSQQAEVEMRGVSGSLALPRGPGSLWPLLLAGTWLHLGKGTVFGLGQPAVEPLD